The following are encoded in a window of Sphaeramia orbicularis chromosome 20, fSphaOr1.1, whole genome shotgun sequence genomic DNA:
- the socs6a gene encoding suppressor of cytokine signaling 6, with the protein MKKISLKTIRKSLSIKGKEEGDFVMLQQPSVTTEFSKEEPLFGGCYTKDLSGSDLGGEEDKGGQNKGRSKSEGLMGSLKRRLSTKQKPKVKGGSSAIGSLDDEDTFSSSSVPISFNEVKAQRPLRSASLRSHHYSPSPWPLRSVNSDEACIKMEVKVKAMVHSPSPSPNLNGVRKEFHDFQMEGLFQDQAESLKNLQQPQNGELHLNIDENDVPVVLGLTPQDYIQYTMPLDEGMYPEGSHSFCLDSSSPMEVVTEADSGSLHTDQGQEEHELISGMPPDLFMETSVNGLLLGSSGVMLQSSRVEVPPPLSPLLPPITNNGHIPRTFSGFSSSDSQVAERVRHHLNFDPNSAPGVSRVYDSVQSSGPMVVTSLTEELKKLARQGWYWGPITRWEAEEKLVNLADGSFLVRDSSDDRYLLSLSFRSQGKTLHTRIEHSNGRFSFYEQPDVEGHTSIVDLIEHSIRDSENGAFCYSRSRLPGSATYPVRLTNPVSRFMQVRSLQYLCRFVIRQYTRIDLIQKLPLPNKMKDYLQEKHY; encoded by the coding sequence ATGAAGAAGATAAGCCTTAAGACCATCCGCAAGTCCCTCAGCATAAAGGGCAAAGAAGAGGGGGACTTTGTCATGCTCCAGCAGCCCTCGGTCACCACAGAGTTCTCTAAAGAAGAGCCACTTTTTGGCGGCTGCTACACCAAAGACCTTTCAGGCAGTGACCTTGGTGGAGAAGAGGACAAAGGGGGACAGAATAAGGGCCGTTCAAAAAGCGAGGGCCTGATGGGATCACTAAAGAGAAGACTGTCCACGAAGCAGAAGCCAAAAGTGAAAGGTGGTTCCTCAGCCATTGGTTCCTTGGATGATGAGGATACCTTCTCATCTTCTTCTGTGCCGATCAGCTTTAATGAGGTGAAAGCTCAGAGACCCCTTAGATCTGCGTCCCTACGGAGTCACCATTATAGCCCCTCACCGTGGCCTCTACGGTCAGTCAACTCTGATGAGGCGTGCATCAAGATGGAGGTCAAAGTTAAAGCCATGGTTCACTCTCCTAGCCCAAGTCCCAACTTAAATGGTGTCCGGAAGGAATTTCATGATTTCCAAATGGAAGGGCTCTTTCAGGACCAAGCAGAATCTTTAAAGAATCTCCAGCAGCCACAGAATGGTGAGCTGCATCTAAATATTGATGAAAATGATGTGCCTGTGGTACTGGGGTTGACGCCTCAGGACTACATACAGTACACAATGCCTTTAGATGAGGGAATGTACCCAGAAGGGTCTCACTCCTTCTGCCTGGACAGCTCCTCTCCTATGGAGGTGGTGACTGAGGCAGACAGCGGGTCCCTTCACACAGACCAGGGACAGGAGGAACATGAACTTATTAGTGGGATGCCTCCAGATCTCTTCATGGAAACCTCAGTTAATGGTCTGCTCCTTGGTTCTTCTGGTGTTATGCTCCAAAGCTCTAGAGTTGAGGTGCCACCTCCCCTTTCTCCACTGTTGCCGCCCATTACAAACAACGGACATATTCCCAGGACTTTTTCAGGCTTCAGCTCTTCAGATAGCCAGGTAGCTGAGAGAGTAAGGCACCACCTCAACTTTGACCCAAATTCAGCTCCTGGGGTCAGTCGGGTGTACGACTCAGTCCAGAGCAGTGGGCCCATGGTTGTGACCAGTCTAACCGAAGAGCTGAAGAAGCTGGCAAGGCAGGGCTGGTACTGGGGCCCAATTACACGCTGGGAGGCTGAGGAGAAGCTGGTTAACTTGGCTGATGGCTCATTTCTGGTCAGAGACAGTTCAGATGACAGGTACCTGCTCAGCCTAAGTTTCAGGTCACAGGGCAAAACTCTCCACACCCGCATTGAACACTCCAATGGACGCTTCAGCTTCTATGAACAACCAGATGTGGAGGGACACACATCCATTGTTGACTTAATTGAACACTCCATTAGAGACTCAGAGAATGGAGCCTTCTGCTATTCCAGGTCTCGCTTACCAGGGTCTGCAACCTACCCTGTCAGATTAACCAACCCAGTATCTCGGTTTATGCAAGTACGCTCCCTGCAGTACCTTTGTCGCTTTGTCATTAGACAATACACAAGGATAGACCTGATTCAAAAACTGCCCCTGCCTAACAAGATGAAAGATTATCTGCAGGAGAAGCACTactga